From the genome of Maniola jurtina chromosome 26, ilManJurt1.1, whole genome shotgun sequence:
GAAACCGAAAAcatcggcgggcgccggcagcGCTGCCGCCAAGAAGCCGAAGGCGAAGCCCACCCATCCTAAAACTTCCGAGATGGTGAACAGCGCGATCAAGGAGCTAAAGGAGAGGAGCGGCTCGTCGCTGCAGGCCATCAAAAAGTACATCGCCGCCCAGTACAAGGTAGACGCGGAGAAGATGGCACCTTTCATCAGGAAGTACCTGAAGAGCGCCGTCGAATCCGGCGCGCTGATCCAGACCAAGGGCAAGGGCGCGTCGGGCTCGTTCAAGCTCGAGTCGAAGTCGTCCGCGTCCAAGAAGCCCGCCGGCGGCAAGGGCGCCGCCGCGTCCGCCGCCTCCGCGAGGGCCAAGAAGGCCGCCTCCACCGCGGCCGCGGCCGGCGCGAAGGGCGGCAAGAAGGCCACCGCCGCGGCGGCCGCCTCGTCC
Proteins encoded in this window:
- the LOC123878675 gene encoding histone H1B-like encodes the protein MSDTAVASEAPAPATPAKKPKTSAGAGSAAAKKPKAKPTHPKTSEMVNSAIKELKERSGSSLQAIKKYIAAQYKVDAEKMAPFIRKYLKSAVESGALIQTKGKGASGSFKLESKSSASKKPAGGKGAAASAASARAKKAASTAAAAGAKGGKKATAAAAASSPSRAKTAAATARDKKAAAAKRKKPAAKKTSVAAASPAKAKGAASKAKKTAKPPTKKPKAPKPKKAAPKSKPAAKKAAAAKK